ATTAAATGTGGCTTACTGCCTCATCAAACAAAATCATAGACTTTTCTAAAAGCAAATTAAGAGCATAATCACACTTATGATATAGATCAAGGACATAATAATGTCTATCATCATTTCCCATTAAAATGAGAGGATAACTTCTGCAAACATGAGGCCTGCTGTCATATATCTTACATCTTTTTGCACCATGGAATTTACAGGGGAGATCTTCTTTAAACCGAAAATGCCCAGGATATTCATCATTACCTACTATTTCATATTTTAAATCAAGATTGAACCGTAACAATATTCCCAATTCATCTTTATGGATAAATATAGGTGATGACTCCTTGCAGCAAGTCCCGCAGTGGCTGCACCATTCAGGATGCGCTGCTGCAATTTCAAAATCAGAAGGGCCGCCGAAAATCTCTAAACTTATCATGCCTGCAAATTCAATTATTTCTTTAAGATCCTCTTTTTTAATTCCGCTGTATTTTTTAATTGATCTCTTTTTTCTAAGCCTTTTTAATGCTGATTTTTCAAGCATCTTCTTCTTTAATTCAATATTTTCGCCATTACCCTCGTTTTCTAAAACTTTTTCCTGAATCTTTTCAAACAAGTCCCTATCTATCAATGTATCCCTTAACATATAACTCACCATTAATTCATGATTATGCGAAAACAATGAACAATTCACTGAATTTAATGGTTCTAAGTCTCTTCAAATTTTCCGAATTATTTTACTTCAAGACGCTGAAAGAGTTCCAATATAGTTAGCATCGAATACTGAATTCAAATATCATAATTCAATTTATCTTTAATAATATCATAATTTACTATTTAACCAAAAATAGAAATTATTATTAATATGCAAAACACAATTTTTAATTTTAAGCCAATCAATAAGTATTGTGTTTTATTAAGAGTAAGGAATAGTAAAATAAAAAGCAGAACCTTTACCAAATTCAGATTCAACCCAGATACGCCCCCCATGACGTTCTATGATCCTTTTAACTATGGACAAACCAATTCCAGTTCCTTGATATTCATCCAGGGTGTGCAATCTCTGGAATATTACAAAAATACGTTTCATATACTGTTTTTCTATCCCAATACCATTATCTAAAACTGAAAAAATATGTTCTCGGTTTTTATCGTCTTTTTTAGCCGAAATATGGATTTCCGGAGGCATCATTTCTTTTTTAAATTTAAGGGAATTACTTATGAGATTTTGAAATATCCTTTGGAGCTGCCCTGCATCACACATTACAAAAGGTAATGAATTATAAGTAACTTTTGCATTATTTTCTTTAATTGAAAATTGAAGATTATCAATAGCCTGATTCAATATAAATTCACTGTTTACCCGCTTAAATTCATTTTCTTTTGTTGAAATACGTGAATATTCAAGTAAACCTTTAATCTGTTCTTTCATTCTAAGTGCAGCTTCAACTATATAATCCATGAATTCATCCGCGTCAGAGTCAAACTTGCCCTTATAACGGCGTTCTAAAAGCTGAGTAAAACTTGCAACAGTCCTGAGAGGTTCCTGTAAATCATGAGACGCTACATAAGCAAATCGCTGTAACTCTTCATTAGATCGTTTTAAATCACCAATTGTCTCTTCAAGCCGGTTTTTGTATTTTTTTAATTTATTTTTTGATCTAAAGCCCGTTAAAGCTTCTATAATTGCAACTGATAAAGATTCGATAATTTCAATATCTTCTAAACTATAGTTTCTTTTTTTATTAGCTAAAACTATTAATCCAATTACTTTATCGCCCTGTTTAAGTGGAACACATAAAAAAGAATTTACCAGAGGGTGCCCTTCAGGTAATCCATTTTTATCATAATTTAAATCATTTATAATTAGCGGCTCTTCTTCTTTTATGGCTTTTTTTAAATAACTGTTGATTTTCATACTTGTAATAGATTTATGAATTTTAGACTGATGAGTTTCATATAGTTTTCCTGCAGAAGAGCTCATAATTATATTACCTAACTGTCCATCATCATTAATTTCAGCTATAAAACCCATTTCACTACCAACTAGCTGTTCTGCTACCCTGATACCCACATCTGCAACTTCTTCTTCAGTTTCACTGGTTAAAGACTCTCGAAATATTTTATTAATTCCATTTAATACAGAATACTGCAGTTTAATTTGATTTTCTGCCTTTTTTCTTTCGCTGATATCACGTGAACCAAAAACAGCGCCTTTGGCTCGATGTTTTTCATCAAAAAATATATTACCTACTATTTCTAGCCAGATATAATGCCCATCAGCATGCCTAAATTGAACTTCCATCCTTTCAGGTCTCATTTCAATAAAACTAATTTCAATAGTACTTTTAACCTCATATAAATTATCAAAATGAACATAGTCAAATATTGGTGTTCCAATGAGTTCTTCTGGCTCATAACCAAGTAACATCTTACCAGAAGGACTGACATACTGAATAATTCCATGTATATCAGTTTGACTTACCATATCTACCATATTATCCGTAACCATGCGCAAATTCTTTTCACTGTCATTTAAAGCTTTTTCGGACTCCTTACGTTCAGTGATATCTCTATTAAAGCTGCCAATTATTACCCCTTTTTCGGTTTTTATGGGAAAAGTTATAGTCTGTAGAAATCTGTGTTCACCATCATCTCTCTGAATCTCATTATCTTCCGGTTGATTTACCTGTGGAATGTTTTTACTGTTCAACAATTGATTTATTTTTGATTTAAGCCCACCATATATTTCAGAAGTTTGTTTTTCTTCTGGAATAATCATATACTGCACATCCCAAATGAAATTGCCTATTATATTTTCCTTTTTAAGCCCGGTTATCTGATTAAAAGCATTGTTACATTCAATAATAGCCCCATGCTCGTCTGTTATGATTATTCCATCAGAAAGTTGTTTGAGGGTTTCACGAAACTTCTCTTCACTTTCTTTTAAGGCCTTCGCATTTTGCGATGCTACAAATGCTTTATGTTTAATGGCATTATAAGCTTCTTCAAGTTCTGTGGTTCGTTCTTTAACCTTTTTTTCCAGATTGTTACGTGCTTTTTCCAGTTCGCTTGCAATCTTTGATTGAGATACCCCAAATTCTTTGATTGCTTTTTCCATTTTTTTACGTTTGGTAATATCTGTATTAATTTCCATGTAGCCTGTTGGTTCATTATTTTCATTTTTTTGTAACTCCCACCGGCTTAAAACAATTATTTTTTCACCATCACGCCTTGTATGAGTCACTTCACCTTCCCAATGCCCATTTTGGAAAAGTTTACGGAATATTTCCTTTAAGGGCTCTGAAAAATCAGCTTTAAGCAGCTTATAAGATACTTTACCGTAAGCTTCTTTCCTCATCCACCCGTATCTTTTTTCTGCACCATGATTCCAAAATATAATCCTGTCTCCCATGTCACGGACTATAATTGCATCACGAGTAAGATCAAGTAAATCAGCCTGTTTCTGTAATTTTTCTTCCATTTTTTCTTTTTCAGTTATATCATTGCTGATTGTAACAAGTGTATTACTGTCAGATAAATAGGTAGAAACTGAATAATATTTATTTAATGGCTTAAAATAAGTCTTAAATTTTCCATTTTTGCCAGATCTTGCAACTTTACTGGTCATTTTAAAATGTAAAAATAGGGCATCATTATCACATAATTCAGTTATTGTTTTCCCTATTGCTTTTTCATAGGAGATAAATTCATTGATTACTGACGCATTGTTTATGTATTTGATACGTAAATTGACAACTTCATTAAGTGCATCACGTATTAATTCATAAACGATGACTCCATCCTGTAAATTATCAAAAATCTGAAAATTCACATTGGATTGAATATCCCCTGGATTATTATTAGTATTTATCATTTATATCCCCTTGGGAAAATATATAATAATCAATGCTATTTTTTAACTATTATTATTATGTTTTATTATTAAAATATAACTGACAGTACCTGTAAATTCATATGAATTCTTTATTTCATATTATGTTATCATAATTTACTATTATTTTTATACTTTATCCCAAATTAGTGTGAATAATTTTATTTTTTTTATTAGAGTTAGTTCCAATAACTCAGTATTAATAACTCTTGATATTGATCAATAAAATGTTATTATACTTACTAATGTATTTCCGATTTATAAATAATCAAAATTATTGTAATATATAATATAAAACATTAAATTAAAAGTAGACTTTAAAAATATTCAAATAGGTAAAAAGATTCGATATATTTTCGTGGTTTTCAAACATTTCATAAATAAATATTCTTTATTTTTTAACTGCATCAAGTATTGAAAATCCATTAAAATAGAAAATATTATATTTTTTAACCGCACAAGTTAAGATTCTAATTAACTTTCTAAAAATAAATCCAGAGATGGTGGATGCTACTTAATAAAAGCTTGAGTTGAACATGGTATGCTTAAAAAAATTGGTTTAGCTATTATAATTATCATAAC
This Methanobacterium bryantii DNA region includes the following protein-coding sequences:
- a CDS encoding YkgJ family cysteine cluster protein, yielding MLRDTLIDRDLFEKIQEKVLENEGNGENIELKKKMLEKSALKRLRKKRSIKKYSGIKKEDLKEIIEFAGMISLEIFGGPSDFEIAAAHPEWCSHCGTCCKESSPIFIHKDELGILLRFNLDLKYEIVGNDEYPGHFRFKEDLPCKFHGAKRCKIYDSRPHVCRSYPLILMGNDDRHYYVLDLYHKCDYALNLLLEKSMILFDEAVSHI
- a CDS encoding PAS domain S-box protein, with product MINTNNNPGDIQSNVNFQIFDNLQDGVIVYELIRDALNEVVNLRIKYINNASVINEFISYEKAIGKTITELCDNDALFLHFKMTSKVARSGKNGKFKTYFKPLNKYYSVSTYLSDSNTLVTISNDITEKEKMEEKLQKQADLLDLTRDAIIVRDMGDRIIFWNHGAEKRYGWMRKEAYGKVSYKLLKADFSEPLKEIFRKLFQNGHWEGEVTHTRRDGEKIIVLSRWELQKNENNEPTGYMEINTDITKRKKMEKAIKEFGVSQSKIASELEKARNNLEKKVKERTTELEEAYNAIKHKAFVASQNAKALKESEEKFRETLKQLSDGIIITDEHGAIIECNNAFNQITGLKKENIIGNFIWDVQYMIIPEEKQTSEIYGGLKSKINQLLNSKNIPQVNQPEDNEIQRDDGEHRFLQTITFPIKTEKGVIIGSFNRDITERKESEKALNDSEKNLRMVTDNMVDMVSQTDIHGIIQYVSPSGKMLLGYEPEELIGTPIFDYVHFDNLYEVKSTIEISFIEMRPERMEVQFRHADGHYIWLEIVGNIFFDEKHRAKGAVFGSRDISERKKAENQIKLQYSVLNGINKIFRESLTSETEEEVADVGIRVAEQLVGSEMGFIAEINDDGQLGNIIMSSSAGKLYETHQSKIHKSITSMKINSYLKKAIKEEEPLIINDLNYDKNGLPEGHPLVNSFLCVPLKQGDKVIGLIVLANKKRNYSLEDIEIIESLSVAIIEALTGFRSKNKLKKYKNRLEETIGDLKRSNEELQRFAYVASHDLQEPLRTVASFTQLLERRYKGKFDSDADEFMDYIVEAALRMKEQIKGLLEYSRISTKENEFKRVNSEFILNQAIDNLQFSIKENNAKVTYNSLPFVMCDAGQLQRIFQNLISNSLKFKKEMMPPEIHISAKKDDKNREHIFSVLDNGIGIEKQYMKRIFVIFQRLHTLDEYQGTGIGLSIVKRIIERHGGRIWVESEFGKGSAFYFTIPYS